A part of Candidatus Electrothrix aestuarii genomic DNA contains:
- a CDS encoding cyclic nucleotide-binding domain-containing protein: MSDLLNIVFVVTKAYSCPIYKEGEEFTVQNFMLSPKGDKKICLRLVKEFMEVIDIPSDLLQSWLDSAINPMLPKEPGMQQMQLECGGCTGLIRFECKKVELDKDIQAEQDIEIQKKLIEAKNKEAEKQTSELVKKKIYSFLCEIKLFDQLDADTLQALALLMQLRRYEAGKMLIEEGLPGTHLYILLAGEAAVVNKNGEIFARLNRGEVFGETSLLTGEPAYPSVCSLTPVQLIVLNSREFRQALSTHPTLNTFFWNIVMNRAKTNLVRSSQLSSGMSGELACISLVDLFQMINSGGKTGKVALILPDGKATVLFDEGEIIHASCGQLQDKEALFALLAREDGTFTYTSERLPDAYRKKQRLGDFMALLMEGLQYVDENRDVSEL; this comes from the coding sequence ATGAGTGACTTACTAAACATTGTTTTTGTCGTAACGAAAGCATATTCCTGCCCTATCTATAAAGAGGGAGAAGAGTTTACCGTCCAGAATTTTATGCTGTCGCCTAAGGGAGATAAGAAAATCTGCCTGCGCCTGGTAAAGGAATTCATGGAAGTAATTGATATTCCTTCGGACCTTTTACAATCATGGCTGGACTCCGCTATCAACCCCATGCTCCCCAAGGAACCGGGAATGCAGCAGATGCAACTTGAATGCGGCGGCTGCACTGGGCTGATCCGGTTTGAGTGCAAAAAGGTTGAACTAGACAAGGATATTCAGGCAGAACAGGATATTGAAATACAGAAAAAGCTCATCGAAGCAAAGAACAAAGAAGCTGAGAAACAAACAAGTGAGTTGGTAAAAAAGAAGATTTATTCCTTCTTGTGTGAGATAAAGCTCTTTGATCAACTTGACGCGGATACTCTCCAAGCCCTTGCCCTCCTGATGCAATTACGCCGTTATGAGGCAGGAAAAATGCTTATTGAAGAAGGCCTCCCAGGGACACACCTGTATATTCTTCTTGCAGGAGAAGCAGCGGTCGTGAATAAAAATGGCGAGATCTTCGCCAGATTGAACCGGGGAGAGGTGTTCGGAGAAACAAGCCTGCTCACCGGAGAGCCCGCCTATCCCTCCGTGTGTTCACTGACACCGGTGCAGCTTATCGTACTTAATTCGAGAGAATTCCGACAGGCACTTTCAACTCATCCCACTCTCAACACGTTTTTCTGGAACATCGTGATGAATCGGGCCAAAACCAATCTTGTTCGCTCCAGTCAGCTCAGTTCCGGTATGAGCGGCGAGCTGGCCTGCATCAGCCTGGTGGATCTCTTTCAGATGATCAATTCCGGTGGAAAGACCGGCAAGGTGGCCCTGATACTCCCAGATGGAAAAGCGACGGTGCTCTTTGATGAAGGAGAAATCATTCATGCGTCCTGTGGCCAATTACAGGATAAGGAGGCATTATTTGCCCTATTGGCCCGTGAAGATGGGACCTTCACCTATACATCGGAACGCTTACCAGATGCTTACAGGAAAAAACAACGTTTGGGCGATTTTATGGCCCTGCTCATGGAAGGGCTCCAATATGTAGATGAAAACAGGGACGTGAGTGAGCTCTGA
- a CDS encoding pyridoxal phosphate-dependent aminotransferase codes for MSQEIITLADRVLQVPPSPTLAINAKAKALKAAGEDILNFSVGEPDFDTPKHVCEAGKKAIDDGHTRYTAVPGIPELREAICMRFKEDHGWDYTPDEIQVCCGGKHGLYNIFQAMLNPGDEVLIPAPYWVSYPPMVQLAGGVPVIVPLDESMDFDLNPETLASKVTDKTRAIFLNSPSNPTGSVFSTTALKAVAEMALKNGWLIITDDIYETVTYMDGKLPHILDVEPALQAQTVVLNGVSKSFAMTGWRIGYSAGPLHLIKAMNKVQSQSTSNPAAPSQYAALAALTGPQDFPGVMKKAFLPRRDFFVSDLESIEGVTCVNPSGAFYVFPNFSAYYGKSFNGVQLNNSTDMAAYFLDEAKVASVPGIAFGSDDFVRFSFATSMEVIKEGMERIKKALTALEG; via the coding sequence ATGTCCCAGGAAATAATCACTCTCGCTGATCGTGTATTACAGGTACCGCCCTCTCCGACCTTAGCGATCAATGCCAAAGCCAAGGCACTGAAAGCGGCTGGTGAAGATATTCTGAATTTCAGCGTTGGCGAACCGGATTTCGATACTCCGAAACATGTATGCGAAGCCGGGAAAAAGGCCATCGATGACGGGCATACCCGATATACTGCTGTTCCTGGCATCCCAGAGTTACGGGAGGCCATCTGCATGCGTTTTAAGGAGGATCATGGCTGGGATTATACCCCGGATGAGATCCAAGTCTGTTGTGGTGGCAAGCATGGTCTGTACAATATCTTTCAGGCTATGCTTAATCCCGGTGACGAGGTCCTGATTCCGGCCCCGTATTGGGTTTCTTACCCGCCTATGGTTCAGTTGGCAGGCGGTGTTCCGGTTATCGTTCCCCTGGACGAGTCTATGGACTTTGACCTCAATCCAGAAACCCTGGCTTCCAAGGTCACCGACAAAACCCGAGCCATCTTCCTCAACAGCCCATCCAACCCCACAGGTTCTGTCTTTTCCACCACCGCCCTCAAGGCTGTGGCCGAGATGGCCCTGAAAAACGGCTGGCTGATTATTACCGATGATATCTACGAGACTGTCACCTATATGGACGGCAAGCTGCCCCATATCCTGGATGTAGAGCCTGCGTTACAAGCACAGACCGTGGTCCTGAACGGTGTTTCCAAATCCTTCGCCATGACCGGCTGGCGTATCGGCTATTCTGCCGGACCGCTGCACCTGATCAAAGCCATGAATAAGGTGCAGAGCCAATCCACCTCCAACCCTGCCGCGCCCTCCCAGTATGCGGCCCTGGCCGCCCTGACCGGACCGCAGGATTTCCCTGGAGTAATGAAGAAGGCCTTCCTGCCCCGCCGTGATTTTTTTGTCAGCGATTTGGAGTCCATCGAAGGCGTGACCTGTGTTAACCCCAGCGGTGCCTTTTATGTCTTCCCAAATTTTTCTGCTTATTACGGAAAGTCCTTTAACGGAGTTCAGCTGAACAATTCCACAGACATGGCTGCCTACTTCCTGGACGAGGCAAAAGTTGCTTCCGTGCCTGGCATTGCCTTTGGCTCAGATGACTTTGTGCGTTTCTCTTTTGCTACCTCTATGGAGGTCATCAAAGAGGGTATGGAACGAATTAAGAAGGCCTTGACCGCGCTTGAGGGGTAG
- a CDS encoding RtcB family protein has product MKIQGKYNSATVYTDNIDSASLNQLYSMLNIPCFADTRIAVMPDVHLGRGSVVGFTMTCNDFINPHVIGVDIGCGVVAYNLGEQDIDLATFDAFIHASVPAGSNVHRDISKKLVRENHALDALIQKVAPAEHRRILLSIGTLGGGNHFLELDRDRKGNIWLIIHSGSRNLGLQVCRYHQNAARRSIKERFQGAGAFHGMEYMPLKNGGEEYLHDMQIAQAYAEENRDAMAAIIIEGFFKKQPAHCERVASIHNYVNFDDMIIRKGAISAHKDELVIIPLNMRDGCLLAKGKGNKDWNYSAPHGAGRLLKRSETKELISLEDYQKSMQGIYSSCIRQDTIDESPMAYKDATELSGLIGDTVAIVSEMKPIYSFKS; this is encoded by the coding sequence ATGAAAATCCAAGGCAAATACAACTCCGCGACCGTTTATACGGATAATATCGACAGCGCGTCGCTGAATCAGCTCTACAGCATGCTGAATATTCCCTGCTTTGCAGACACCAGAATCGCCGTCATGCCAGATGTCCATCTCGGGAGAGGCTCAGTTGTCGGATTCACAATGACCTGTAATGATTTCATCAATCCGCACGTCATCGGGGTGGATATCGGCTGTGGCGTGGTCGCCTATAACCTGGGAGAACAAGATATCGATCTGGCGACCTTTGATGCATTTATCCACGCATCAGTACCAGCAGGCAGCAACGTCCATCGTGATATTTCCAAGAAGCTGGTCAGAGAGAATCACGCACTGGATGCCTTGATCCAGAAGGTTGCGCCTGCCGAACATAGAAGGATTCTGCTCAGCATCGGGACCCTCGGTGGCGGTAACCATTTTCTTGAGCTGGACCGTGATAGAAAGGGGAATATTTGGCTGATTATCCACAGTGGGAGCAGGAATCTAGGCCTCCAGGTGTGTAGATATCATCAAAATGCTGCCCGCAGGAGCATCAAAGAACGCTTTCAGGGGGCAGGGGCCTTTCACGGCATGGAATATATGCCGCTGAAAAACGGAGGTGAGGAATACCTGCATGATATGCAGATTGCACAGGCCTATGCAGAAGAAAACCGCGATGCAATGGCAGCGATCATTATTGAGGGCTTTTTCAAAAAACAGCCTGCTCACTGCGAGCGCGTTGCCAGTATCCACAATTACGTCAACTTTGATGACATGATCATCCGCAAAGGAGCTATCTCCGCCCATAAAGACGAGTTGGTCATTATTCCCCTCAACATGCGGGATGGCTGTCTTCTGGCCAAAGGCAAAGGTAATAAGGATTGGAACTACTCTGCACCGCACGGGGCTGGCAGATTACTGAAAAGAAGCGAAACAAAGGAGTTGATCAGCCTGGAGGATTACCAAAAATCCATGCAGGGCATCTACAGCTCCTGTATCCGCCAGGATACCATTGACGAATCACCGATGGCTTACAAGGATGCAACAGAGCTGTCGGGGCTGATCGGCGATACGGTGGCGATTGTTTCAGAGATGAAGCCCATCTACAGTTTCAAGTCGTAG
- a CDS encoding ABC transporter permease, protein MFLTYVREAVRSLYTAKQRTLLALIGISIAIGAVIALVSIGIIWGEEMLRKASEADPDVLKITVYSEKDYEGITLEDAFSLLEQSRTLTEVLPVIHRYLKYNFRGEQGMVSAIGTIPLHKDMSRLRLQEGRFISPLDKEKPYVVVGAGALEKKAFKSSRDNIVGSVVKLSNRPYTIIGMLESTVHDWLANRAMIMPISTATRYLGVKHVHYVLARMRPNVDFRVATKEIKEYFKRSNPRSNMVVRVQANEQKIEEIREQASMQTLLLGVISIISLLVGGVGIMNVMLTSVIDRRREIGILRAIGARQRDIRRQFLTEAVILSLIGGVLGAGIGVLACYIVCSVNEWTFFVPKIGLWLGLGVSSLVGIFFGFYPAHKAAKLDPITALRSE, encoded by the coding sequence ATGTTCTTGACCTATGTGCGAGAAGCGGTCCGTAGCTTATATACCGCAAAACAAAGGACTCTGCTGGCCTTGATCGGTATAAGTATTGCTATCGGTGCGGTTATCGCCTTGGTGTCCATTGGGATTATCTGGGGTGAGGAGATGTTGCGCAAGGCTTCAGAGGCTGACCCTGATGTTTTAAAAATTACTGTTTACTCAGAGAAAGACTATGAAGGAATTACGCTGGAAGATGCATTTTCTTTGCTTGAGCAGAGTCGGACCCTTACAGAAGTGCTTCCAGTTATTCACAGATACCTTAAGTACAATTTTCGCGGTGAACAGGGAATGGTCAGTGCAATAGGAACCATTCCCTTACATAAAGATATGAGTAGATTGCGCCTTCAAGAGGGGCGTTTTATCTCTCCATTGGATAAGGAAAAACCCTATGTGGTTGTTGGAGCAGGGGCTTTGGAGAAAAAGGCGTTTAAAAGTAGTCGAGATAACATTGTTGGAAGTGTCGTCAAACTTAGTAACAGGCCGTATACCATAATCGGTATGTTGGAGAGTACAGTGCATGATTGGCTTGCTAACCGTGCGATGATTATGCCTATCTCTACAGCAACGCGTTATTTAGGAGTGAAACATGTTCATTATGTGCTGGCTAGAATGCGACCAAATGTAGATTTTCGGGTTGCAACGAAGGAAATTAAAGAATATTTCAAGCGCAGCAATCCTCGTAGTAACATGGTAGTACGCGTTCAGGCCAATGAACAAAAGATTGAGGAAATTAGAGAGCAGGCCTCCATGCAGACCTTATTGCTTGGGGTTATCAGTATAATTTCTCTTCTAGTTGGCGGAGTCGGCATTATGAATGTCATGCTCACTTCCGTGATCGACCGACGGCGGGAAATCGGCATCCTCCGTGCCATCGGGGCCAGACAACGTGATATTCGTCGCCAATTCTTAACCGAGGCTGTTATTCTCTCGTTGATCGGCGGCGTCCTGGGAGCTGGGATAGGTGTTCTGGCCTGTTATATAGTCTGCTCTGTCAATGAATGGACCTTTTTTGTGCCCAAGATAGGACTCTGGCTAGGCTTGGGTGTGTCATCCCTGGTTGGGATTTTTTTCGGTTTTTATCCTGCTCATAAGGCGGCTAAGCTGGATCCTATCACGGCCTTGCGCTCGGAGTGA